gtacaagaaagaatcaagtaacaggcaatgaacaggcccagaacagctctgctctctactgcaaatgttcgtgcttatatagctgctaaactccgcccctgttctgcttggttagacccGGCACGGCTCGGTCCAGCTCGGTTCGGTACCGAGTCGGTACGGCTTTGGCTTGACTCGGCTTGGCTGTACATCGGCTTGGCTATATGTAAGGGaacgccatccaccacacattgtcaaagtggtggtcaaatgaaggtggctgtcaaatagagggtgacgttcaaataaaggtggcgttcaattagaggttttacgatatttTGGGAGCCTATCATTTATGTCGTCTAGACTTTAGTCTCAGTTGGCCTTTTTTATGAGGCAAACCTAAACAgctttatattttaaccaactAAACTAATGTGTTGGTaagttttttgtatattttttgatTGTAAGTAAAAATATGTAGCATTAAGAATCATGACACCCAACAGTGGAAGAAAAGCATTTTCCGAACACAAGTCTCAAAACACAAACACAAAGAAACTTATGAACAAAATTACGATATACCAAAACAGGAAAGACAAAAAAAAGGAGCAAAACTCAGtatttggtaataaaattgcaaaaataatgTTATTCTGTAAATATTGACATTATCAATTCAACTCTTGCAAAATATTGGCAATCTAAAACCACAAAATATTGAAAGGTAAACATTAAGGATTAGGATGTGTGCAACTTTATAAAACGGGTCTTTGCATTTACTGACATCAATGAAGATGTGATGATTCACTGTTTAGACTGTTAGTATTACATTTCTGTATGGTTAAGCTCTACACAGGTTGAAGAGTTTAAGACCGTTATCACCACAGGCTATAGCAATCTGTTCAGCTGAAGGAGACACGGCTATATCAGTTACATTCACAGACCGCAAGTATTGGTGAGTCAGGACTTTCAAGATGTTACCTAAAACAAATCATTGTATAAAGATCATTTAGGCAGCAGGGATAAACTGAACCAAGCTGTAGAATGACACACAAGAAGAGAAGGATGTCAACCAGGTGTTGATTCCTCCAACGTTGAAGATAAACTTTCATGAAATTTTACTtgatttaatcagaaagtagttttctatcatttccaattgtttttgatgtcttactgtcaggatgtttaaagattaaaatcgacaaaacttggtagcggttaaaacactcagatcaagcaaaagtgcaattAAGGCGTCTATCAGATAGCCTGTTCACGTCTGATAGACGTGAACAGGCTGTCTGATAAATACtcataacactgcaacttgaacgcaattgGCAATATCAACTATCAGCTACCAGTGATGTCATTTTCCACGtacttttcttttgagcattctaaccgtgatcaagttttgtcgagtTTAATCTCCGAACAACCTGgtagtcagaccacctcaaacataaaaaataatcgcaaatgataaaaaataccaatactttctgataagactaaaattttgtataagttcCGCTTTAAAGATCAACCACCTGCAACCACCTGCGATAGTTTCAGTCATTAATAATGGCTCAAGTATTAAGAAGCAAACACAAAGCAATTTTGTCGTGGGCATCATGAAGAGTGTGAAAATATTGCTGGCGTGTGCCCAAACAAATGATTCACCAGTGAGCGGTAACGCAGTCACATGGGCACGCAGGTGCACCCATAAACAGCCAAATACCGTAACATTCTGTATAACCAGTTTCTTCGTAGTtgttaatctatatatatatttctcaaagtttttcgTTTATCTATCCAGTTAGAGAGATAAAGTTTTATGAACGAAAAATCCTCttcacactggatttgaactcacaaagatttcAACCACAAGTTTGCAAACACGCTAACTTAACATCAAGGTTCAGCCGTTTTGTCCCTTCCGTAGCTCTTACCATCCTGTATATCCTTTTTTCGACTGCACACATTAAATTATTAGCTAATACAGTGCGTCCTCGAGTTACAATGAtcctgttataagatttttttgccttgcaatatagaacacaatgtttttctgTCCTAGCCATACGAGGATAAAAATCTTTTCAACTTTTTCCACCATGTGATATTAAAAAagatttctctcaaaattaaaattgggcAGTCGGTGTACTGATTACGTGGAAATGACAAAAATGCGAATATGCTATTTGCTAAAATCCCTCTCATAATGCCTGAAAAAGATACAATGCTTACTttctctctctcagttcagcgttattcgttacaagttatagcaaaaatCAAACCAGAAACAAataggtaataaaattttaaatggtAACTTTGCTTCAATTATGTGCTTACTAAGCtcaattcatttaagttaaattcaacatgaATGTTGTACATCTGTCTTAAAGTTAAGAACTTCCTAAAGTACGTACTGCaagtagtacattgtaatgttacatttaattgcagatcataaccactaaatatgctaaatttactgtatattaactttttcatacacacacttctatgcagtaattgttattattaattcaacaaattcatgcttgttaatttgttcgctcagtttgtattatttgtatcattaccaaattttattgcaatagcaaTTTTGTAATCATatcaaaacagactttatttggCCATTACTTACCATTTACAAGGGTATAGACATTAAATctataaattaagagaaaaaatataacaaattaacagttgttttatgttttttcttaatttatttcaaccgcacaaaactcttttttatgatatgaagtttagaagttacagttgtttgaaagagCTTAAAAacgtttacagttgttttattttttctcttaatttgtttGAGCTGCACAACACATTTTTCTTATGGTATGAGGTTTAAAAGTTGGAACGGTaactattgttatatattaaataacaaCAAATTTTCTGTGTATGGATTTTTTTATTATCCAGAAAACGCCGAGCATTTTTCTAGTAAATAAATATCTGAAAATATGGCGTTGTCTAGACAACGAAATAAACTGCTTCTGCTTTTGTTAGGCCGATCTCACTTTCACCAATTGCACACTACAAGACATAAGGAAAAACTATTCTGGGTTCAAACCCCTAACCttgttaataattaatttaatatataatttgctttatggcagttttttaattttaatagaataataattataataaaataactgtaTTTAAATTGAGGCCGAACCATGAAAAAGCAAAAGGAATTAACATAATTAATAATCAAGGTAAAACATATCAGCCAAGCTTCTGTTATGATCTGAGTGAATCCACTCACCAAATGGTGAAAGGACATAGAGTCCACCAAGGTGTCCAACATAGATGTACTCATCAGAGCCGACACAGATTCCTGAGGGATGATCAAGTTTATCTGACTTCCACAAGATTGTCATAGTCTTTGAAGGTAGAGGTTGTTGATACTTGTACAAACGATCTGTACCAAGTACTAGGATACCTCCATCTGAGGAGACGGTGATCTCTTGCGGTGAAGATATGTCATTTAATGTGTAAGAGCTGAGCAGATCACCATTTAAAGAGAAAATATCAAAACCATTTGTGTCcaaaatatgaatatttgaAGTCTGTGAATTAATCACCACTTTGATTGTTTGAGAGGAGAATGGACGAGAGTCGAGTTGTTGCATCATCTTGAAAACTTTGTCGCACCTTTCCAACTGCGCTGTATAGCCTTGCTGCAAGCTAACTCGAACAGCACTCGATCGAGAGTTGTGAAAAGTCGGTTGAGCAGGGGCAAATATAGAATTTCCTGAGAAAGCTGGCTGTGCAACACCCacattttcatctcggcattgTTTTCTTATCCAAGCTAAATATTCAGGATGAGCCCTTAGATTTGCCTGCTTGTTGCTCTGAATGAGAGACAAGACATGGCCACTCGGTGTGTATGATTGAAGATGAATCAAGTCTTTATCATAAACGTTTACACTTGCTTCATGGGCACTAACTAGTTGTTCTTTAGAGTTCCATAAAATGATTTTACCCGCTGATGTTACAGATGTAACAAAGTTGAGTGTGTGGGGTGGTGATAATATAAGGAACTGAGTTGCATCTTGGTTGGAGACATTTTCTGTAAACATTGAACACAATAATAAGCATGCTCAGACATTGCAAAGTTGACTAAATCAGTATTTCATAAATATTGTCAATTCTCGACTTACACATTATGTTCCAATATTCACTTTGTATGTGGAAAAATcatatactagatgaatgcccggcattgcacgagtaataaataagattttgcaaaaaaaatttattttaatcaacattacaacatttaccattctagtttttaaatgttcaaaccatttctgtgtgctgtgtttatGTCTGTGTAATTCATAGTGTACCGGCTGCTGTGCTTCCAACAGCTTTAAATTGATTGCAATAGTTGTGTTGGCCAGGtgattttaaccatttttcttgataccctacaggattaatttattcgcggagttatatttcgcgaaaattgccatttcatgcatatttgcgcttaatttattcgcggctgaaaactgtccctctctatgaagagttaactaaCTACAGAGTTATAACTACACATACGagtcgatcgtgctaagctataaattttttgctgcgttcagaggttttcacgaatattcctAGATTTGggggcctttgatgaaccaacaatttgtggtaagtaatgagtttttcacctttactaaattagttgagttttactttggttcttcggtaaaacgcaatatttattttttccatccctaccgcttatttatttgttttagtgtgagagagatttttcatcatacacggaagcacaatgattgcaagggtggtagatgtcattcttagaagatcaccaatcattcagggcggtcttgaaattgaggtagaagtgaccgcagctgctaacgaggagaatatatctgttttaaaaaaggaaaaaaagacgcctttacgagcacaaatttttggccaaccggcagaactttgcaatagtaagccacgaggagcgttctgatgataacttccttacccgtcatgtagtagcgagagaatcgcctttaacatctacccaagagaGTGACAGCGAAAGAGAGCAATAGAATAGAATAAAGAGAgaatagagctgctattaccaaaataactagtcggAGAGCACCATTGCacactagtattcacttatcaagtataccagtttaattttattgctagacaaccgccatatgaactaaactgtttatatttactccattcatcgtttgtaaaattttatttgcatttgaaATATTCTATTTGTActctcaagtttgtaataaattataatatatctatacatgaaataaaatatataatttaatcatgtttgctgcagcgatatcaaggagttgttgtcgatgaagggggtctaggttgactggttgcttctctgccaatattcctgccttgatgaatattactacttgtctctagttttcgtaatcggagtaggttgtttcattctcaatctgcagttaacacaaaaagaaaaaatattaataagtgttaaggaagtacaaaaacaatagctgaagtatttaatgaaagcgattagtttttaaacaagaattaactaatgcagttaattatagaaaaacgtatctgcactgcaaatcaaatacataccataatgtccagatcagaatcatgatcgtcctcaacttcggtattacaggttgatggagttgatttcaatgtaaaaagactaggagagattttttgcgatgacgaagccatgccgaataacatgtgaaaaccttgaaatttttggtaaagtttgatgcaatggcaataaaactcgaagcccggcgatgattttaaagaagttttggaaatcagctacgtttagtacttctgcctagcggcaatttttgcgatgacgccattctgcatatcttgtgacaaccttgaataattttgtaaagaaatgtgatgcattggcaatggtgttagctcaaagcccaggcaatgattttaaaaatgttttggaactcaactacgattagtatttatattaaaaactagaatAGCGACCAGTTTTTAATTGGatgtagtagttattctcccttgtgattaaaaatagaactaattattcacaaaatttaataattcgcggaattgactgttcgcaaaatcgcgaatttttataaccaacgaatattttcatacTTTAGGGTATATGAATACGtgtttttcttctggtatgggtTTACGCATTTTTCAGCTGCCTTGTGCAGATGCAGTGAAACCATGAAAGGCTGGCACGTATAATGAGTATGTGCCCAATTAATTACATAGTATTGACAGTTGGACAGGGTAATGTATTGGATTAATGGATGTCCACAGAACTGAAGGTTGGAAATTCAAATCCAGTTCGCAGAAGATTTctcatttataaaattttatcgcGATAACTGGACAGatagacagacggacagacagataaacaaacattgagatttatgtatatatttatgtatattatatatgtataatttatgtatatagactGGAGCAATTAAGTTTATAAGAATACATAGCATTTATGCTTTCTTAAAGCTTTCTAATGTTCTcaaatcaaaaatattaatatatctaAAATCTATGCTCTCCTAACTCATGTCAACAGTATAGTCTCCTAACTTATCTCAACTCTATACTCTTCTAACTTATCTCAACTCTATACTCTCCTAACTTATCTCAACTCTATACTCTCCTAACTTATCTCAACAATATACTCTCCTAACTTATCTCAACTCTACGCTTTCCTAACTTATCTCAAATGACAGCTtaatacaataaataatgaAATCTCACTCATCTACATGTAGAATTTTGCTAGCATACCATTCTGGTTCAATGCGTTGGAAGAGTACTTGACGTGACTCCTTATCACTGAGCTAATATCACTTTCCTTTAACAAAGAAGAGAGCTCACGTTGAGCGGCGACCACTGACTGCGCTGAGTTAGACGATGCTCGATGCATAAACTGGAGCAAGCTTTGAAGTTGttctctttttcttttcatCTTTTTAGATCTAGTGAGAGTTTCCATCTTAGCTGATTTCAAAAAAAAACTTCAACTTGTCTTTTGCAGATGCAGATTTGTTTTGAATATCCAAAAtcttgtaataaaaatataaagcaaTAGTTATAAATTTTGGCCACAAACAGTGTATGTGACAAACAGctgatacaaaacaaaaactcagatgaaactaaaaatgttattgttatttatagTAAATTCTGTTAAATATTCGTTTATTAGTACTTGGAACACTTATTAGTACTTGGAACACTTATTAGTACTTGGAACACTTATTAGTACTTGGAACACTTATTAGTACTTGGAACACTTATTAGTACTTGGAACACTTATTAGTACTTGGAACACTTATTAGTACTTGGAACACTTATTAGTACTTGGAACACTTATTAGTACTTGGAACACTTATCAGTACTTAGAACACTTATAAAGTACTCAGAACACTTATTGGTACTTGGAACACTTATTAGTACTTGGAACACTTATCAGTACTTGGAACACTTATTAGTACGAAGAACACTTATTAGTATTTATAACACTGATTAGTACTTAGAACACATATTAGTACTTAGAACACTTATTAGTACTTGGAACACTTATTAGTACTTGGAACACTTATCAGTACTTAGAACACTTATTAGTACTTGGAACACTTAATAGTACTTGGAACACTTATCAGTACTTAGAACACTTATTAGTACTCAGAACACTTATTGGTACTTGAAACACTTATTAATACTTGGAACACTTATCAGTACTTAGAACACTTATTAGTACTTGGAACACTTATTAGTACTTGGAACACTTATTAGTACTTGGAACACTTATCAGTACTTAGAACACTTATTAGTACTTAGAACACTTATTAGTACTTGGAACACTTATCAGTACTTAGAACACTTATAAAGTACTCAGAACACTTATTGGTACTTGGAACACTTATTAGTACTTGGAACACTTATCAGTACTTGGAACACTTATTAGTACGAAGAACACTTATTAGTATTTATAACACTGATTAGTACTTAGAACACATATTAGTACTTAGAACACTTATTAGTACTTGGAACACTTATTAGTACTTGGAACACTTATCAGTACTTGGAACACTTATTAGTACGAAGAACACTTAATAGTACTTGGAACACTTATCAGTACTTAGAACACTTATTAGTACTCAGAACACTTATTGGTACTTGGAACACTTATTAATACTTGGAACACTTATCAGTACTTAGAACACTTATTAGTACTTGGAACACTTATTAGTACTTGGAACACTTATTAGTACTTGGAACACTTATCAGTACTTAGAACACTTATTAGTACTTAGAACACTTATTAGTACTTGGAACACTTATCAGTACTTAGAACACTTATAAAGTACTCAGAACACTTATTGGTACTTGGAACACTTATTAGTACTTGGAACACTTATCAGTACTTGGAACACTTATTAGTACGAAGAACACTTATTAGTATTTATAACACTGATTAGTACTTAGAACACATATTAGTACTTAGAACACTTATTAGTACTTAGAACACTTATTAGTACTTAGAACACTTATTAGAACTTGGAACACTTATTAGTACTTAGAACACTTATCAGTACTTGGAACACTTATTAGTACTTAGAACACTTATTAGTACTTGGAACACTTATTAGTACGAAGAACACTTATTAGTATTTATAACACTGATTAGTACTTAGAACACATATTAGTACTTAGAACAC
The sequence above is drawn from the Watersipora subatra chromosome 5, tzWatSuba1.1, whole genome shotgun sequence genome and encodes:
- the LOC137396923 gene encoding uncharacterized protein, with amino-acid sequence MMQQLDSRPFSSQTIKVVINSQTSNIHILDTNGFDIFSLNGDLLSSYTLNDISSPQEITVSSDGGILVLGTDRLYKYQQPLPSKTMTILWKSDKLDHPSGICVGSDEYIYVGHLGGLYVLSPFGNILKVLTHQYLRSVNVTDIAVSPSAEQIAIACGDNGLKLFNLCRA